Proteins encoded together in one Marinobacter sp. Arc7-DN-1 window:
- the gmtX gene encoding gamma-mobile-trio protein GmtX, with product MNIDVDSVLDTLKDGKTAKTRASLDKLSQSLKSYYESGARDFSITTIGRMSAENGGVGYQSIRATANKHYRDLIEAWAAKAQTTTKKPGVGLAKKTSQDYQLLKRIDDTAVRALFGQIIRERDRYKSEANMLKNQTKIIIDKRPTAFTASQSEGSEEWLPSLNGICSDNEIKALQTVCTEEWLEKLGFRANELGQVKDEYGAEVLPRGFLTALKKILGEVDR from the coding sequence ATGAATATCGACGTTGATTCCGTCCTCGACACACTCAAGGACGGTAAAACGGCCAAAACCCGAGCATCACTGGATAAACTCAGTCAGTCCCTCAAGAGCTATTACGAATCTGGTGCGCGAGATTTCTCCATCACCACAATCGGTCGCATGTCTGCGGAAAATGGCGGGGTGGGCTACCAGTCGATTCGTGCTACCGCGAATAAGCATTACCGCGACTTAATCGAAGCGTGGGCCGCCAAGGCTCAAACTACAACTAAGAAGCCAGGCGTAGGCCTTGCTAAGAAAACCAGTCAGGATTATCAGCTACTAAAGCGCATCGATGATACAGCTGTACGCGCCCTCTTTGGACAGATTATTCGTGAGCGGGATCGCTACAAGAGCGAAGCCAATATGCTCAAGAATCAAACCAAAATCATCATTGATAAGCGACCCACTGCTTTCACTGCATCCCAGTCTGAAGGCAGCGAAGAGTGGCTACCATCGTTGAACGGGATTTGCTCTGACAACGAAATCAAAGCGCTGCAAACGGTCTGCACCGAGGAGTGGTTGGAGAAGCTGGGGTTTCGGGCAAATGAACTGGGGCAGGTGAAGGATGAGTATGGTGCTGAAGTCTTGCCTCGTGGATTTTTGACCGCGCTTAAAAAGATACTGGGTGAAGTCGACCGGTAG